CGTGCCGCATCCAGTTCAACGTTCCCGATCGACAACCCCAGCGTCCCCCCGCGGGGCATCGCATCGCGTGCGTTCACACACAGGTTCAGGATCACCTGGTGCAGTTGCGTGGCATCCCCCACCACCGGCCATAGCAACGCCGGCACCTTGACCTGGACCTCGATCGATTTCGGAAAGGTCTCCCGCAGGATGGTGGCCGTCTCCTTCAACAAATGCCGCAGATCCAGCGGCACCTGCGCCCCGTCCGCACCCCGCCCGAATTGAAGCAACTGCCGGATGATGTCCGCCCCCCGTCGCGCACTCCGGGTCAGCAGGTCCAGAAATCGTTCCCCCTCCGTCCCCGCCACCGCCGTCCGCAGCAGATCCGCCACCATCTGCACCGGCGTCAGGACGTTGTTCAGATCGTGCGCAATCCCGCACGCCAACGTCCCCAGACTCTCCAGTCGCTGTCCCCGGAACACCTGCCGCTCCAACTGTCGCTTCTCCGTGACGTCCGTCCCCACCAGCAGGATGGACCTCGATTGCCCGTCGGCGTCCCGCATCGCGCTCGCCCGGGCCTCCACCGTCAAGGGTTCGCCCCCGGGGCGGAACGACTGCAATTCGCCATCCCAGTGGCCTTCCTGCGTCACGGCCTTTCGAATCGCCGCCCAATACCGGCTCGCCCCGCCCAGCACCACGCCGGCCGCCATCTGCCCCACCGCCTCCTCCGCAGACCACCCGAACAGCCGCTCCGCACCCCGGTTCCAGTACCGGATCCGACCCTCCAGATCCGTCACGCAGATCGCATCCTGCGCCGCCGCCAACAGCGCCGCCTGTTCCCGCACCCGCTCCTCCGCCAACCGCGCCGCCGTCACATCCTCGATCCCCACCAGCACCATCGACCTCCCCTGGCTGCGCACCGGGCACGACGACACCAGCATCGTCACCTCCACCGGCAATCCGCCACGCAACAGCTTCTGCCGCACCTCGCGCCGACGGTGGACCGTCCCGTGCCGCATCGTGTCCTCCATCACCGCCCTCAATCCACACCCCTGGCACGCCTCCCCCAATCCGCAGTCGGGCGGTCCCTCCAGTTCGCCCCAACACCCCATCAACTCGCTCGCCCGCCAATCCCGGCACGGCCCCTCCTCCACGCCGAAATACTCCATCGCCGCCGCATTCATCCGGCGCACACGGCCGTCCTCGCCGAAGACAACCTGGATGCCGGACGACCCGAAGAACATCGCCTCCAATTCGCTCTCCTCCCCCCCGGGGGCCGGCAGCGATCCGTCCGCCAGTTCCTCCCCCAGCGCCACCAATCCGTGCACCTCCCCCCCACCCGTCCGCACCACCACATAACTCCATCGGACCAGCCGGGTCTCGCCGCTCCGCGTCCGGACCGCACTTTCCCGGCGGCGCGGCACCGCCTTCCCCGCCCGGAATCGCTCCAATACCTCGCGCTCCCGCCCCGATTCCGGCGGTGGAACCATCGCCGTCACCCAGTCCCGCCCCGTCACCTCGGCAGCCCGCCATCCCGCCAGCTCGGCAAGACGCTGGTTGACCGTCCGGATGCGCCCCTCCCGGTCGAGTTCCACCGCCAGCAAGGGCAGATCCTCGAACAAGTCCGGCCACGGCGGGGTGACACCGTCCGCGCCCACCGGACGCGTCATCGCCAACTCGTCCGCTCGATCGTTGATTGCAGTCCCCATCGTGGATGGTTCGTCGCCCGCGGATAGGACCCCTTCCCGGATCGTTGCCCGATCCCCCTTCCCCATCCCAACAACCCCTCTTTACCTAACGAACCCACCACAGAAAACCAAAAGTGGGTGAGTTGGAGGCAAGTGAATTCGCTACGTAAATACACTCCCGTCAGGTCGCGTAGCGCCATGCAAGGGGCGCACGCGAGGCCCCACCCCCTCCGAAGCCCCTGCACAGATCGGATCGGTGC
This DNA window, taken from Verrucomicrobiia bacterium, encodes the following:
- a CDS encoding PAS domain S-box protein; the encoded protein is MGTAINDRADELAMTRPVGADGVTPPWPDLFEDLPLLAVELDREGRIRTVNQRLAELAGWRAAEVTGRDWVTAMVPPPESGREREVLERFRAGKAVPRRRESAVRTRSGETRLVRWSYVVVRTGGGEVHGLVALGEELADGSLPAPGGEESELEAMFFGSSGIQVVFGEDGRVRRMNAAAMEYFGVEEGPCRDWRASELMGCWGELEGPPDCGLGEACQGCGLRAVMEDTMRHGTVHRRREVRQKLLRGGLPVEVTMLVSSCPVRSQGRSMVLVGIEDVTAARLAEERVREQAALLAAAQDAICVTDLEGRIRYWNRGAERLFGWSAEEAVGQMAAGVVLGGASRYWAAIRKAVTQEGHWDGELQSFRPGGEPLTVEARASAMRDADGQSRSILLVGTDVTEKRQLERQVFRGQRLESLGTLACGIAHDLNNVLTPVQMVADLLRTAVAGTEGERFLDLLTRSARRGADIIRQLLQFGRGADGAQVPLDLRHLLKETATILRETFPKSIEVQVKVPALLWPVVGDATQLHQVILNLCVNARDAMPRGGTLGLSIGNVELDAARLGTVQEAIPGRYVVLEVADSGSGIAPDVANRIFDPFFTTKPQGQGSGLGLSTVQGIVRGHKGFVLYETEVGRGSAFRVHLPASPETSGVDVGGGLPPAAQEGGRQWVLVADDEDAIRELARVTLERSGYQVITARDGAEAISIFGRRHAEIGVVVVNMMMPYLDGASAIAAFRRLNGAVPVVAVSGMPSQREDAERAWGGPVAFLQKPFPIRALIDEVTRCVEAGGRADPAEP